From a region of the Acinetobacter larvae genome:
- the tssA gene encoding type VI secretion system protein TssA: MNINIETLLQPVSEQHPCGEDLSFSNAFHDIKKAKTQDDPLLDQGDWVAEPKQADWVFVAEKCTELLQQQSKDIRLLTWLSEAWAHLYGFAGLAKSLELSYRMLQDYWREIHPELDDDEDLDQRLGLLQGLVNQLPVLIKTVALVNSSPFYALFDYESFLHQQNNRRKHSEDYDSTDMLPELEQFEQALSASSKTFQQQNYQDFQSILVHWHTLKNVLDQLMQLDAPSFAQVDSQLDDIQSALDKIYKTHTFSHIATTNSAINPPVSQDNNTPISSENLVRSTEPLSTTTPTMVNQVQQSFQPAPQSHIQNREQALKILQDISKYFQENEPHSPVSYMLNKTIAWSQMPLHEWLAQVVKNDNPLESIQELLGVQSNNNESNDW, encoded by the coding sequence ATGAATATAAACATAGAGACATTATTACAGCCTGTATCTGAACAACATCCGTGTGGGGAAGATTTATCTTTTTCTAATGCCTTTCATGACATTAAAAAAGCCAAGACACAAGATGATCCTTTATTAGATCAGGGGGATTGGGTTGCAGAACCCAAACAAGCGGACTGGGTATTTGTTGCAGAAAAATGCACCGAACTACTGCAACAACAATCCAAAGATATTCGATTACTCACTTGGTTATCTGAGGCGTGGGCACATTTATATGGCTTTGCTGGTTTAGCAAAAAGCTTAGAGTTGTCCTATCGCATGCTGCAAGATTATTGGCGTGAGATACATCCAGAACTGGATGACGATGAGGATTTAGATCAGCGTTTAGGTTTATTACAAGGGCTGGTCAATCAGCTCCCGGTACTCATCAAGACCGTCGCTTTGGTAAATAGCAGCCCTTTTTATGCATTATTTGATTATGAAAGCTTTTTACATCAACAAAATAATCGACGTAAACACAGTGAAGACTATGATAGTACGGACATGTTGCCAGAACTGGAACAGTTCGAACAAGCCTTGTCTGCTAGCAGTAAAACCTTTCAACAGCAAAATTATCAAGATTTTCAAAGTATTTTAGTGCATTGGCATACTTTGAAAAATGTTTTAGACCAATTAATGCAATTAGATGCACCGAGTTTTGCCCAAGTCGATTCACAACTTGATGATATTCAAAGCGCGCTCGATAAAATCTATAAAACACATACTTTTAGTCATATAGCCACGACCAATAGCGCGATAAATCCACCCGTATCACAGGACAATAACACACCTATTTCATCAGAAAATCTGGTCCGCTCGACAGAACCCCTATCCACTACAACACCAACCATGGTGAATCAAGTGCAACAATCCTTTCAACCTGCGCCACAAAGCCATATTCAAAATCGCGAACAAGCACTCAAAATCTTGCAGGATATTTCTAAATACTTTCAAGAAAATGAGCCACATAGTCCTGTTAGCTATATGCTGAACAAAACTATTGCGTGGAGCCAAATGCCATTACATGAATGGCTCGCACAAGTGGTTAAAAACGACAATCCACTTGAATCTATCCAAGAATTATTGGGTGTTCAATCCAATAATAATGAATCTAATGACTGGTAA
- the tssB gene encoding type VI secretion system contractile sheath small subunit gives MAKRESVQKKLQRIRPPRVQLTYDVEVGDGKEIKELPFVVGVLADFSAASELEKTKLKDKKFINVDLENFDEVMESLAPRAAFQVENTLTEEGGRMGVDLTFNSIEDFRPESIVQQVDPLRKLLEARERLTDLRNKISNSERLEDLLDDVLKNTEQVRQLSKEAGGEDE, from the coding sequence ATGGCAAAACGTGAAAGTGTGCAAAAAAAATTGCAACGTATTCGCCCACCTCGTGTACAACTCACCTATGACGTAGAAGTCGGGGACGGCAAAGAAATTAAGGAATTGCCTTTTGTTGTTGGTGTTTTGGCTGACTTTTCTGCGGCTTCAGAGCTAGAGAAAACTAAATTAAAAGATAAAAAATTTATTAATGTCGATTTGGAAAATTTCGATGAAGTGATGGAGTCTTTAGCACCACGTGCTGCGTTTCAGGTTGAAAATACCTTGACCGAAGAAGGTGGGCGTATGGGGGTAGATTTAACTTTTAATTCTATTGAAGATTTCCGACCAGAAAGCATTGTGCAACAAGTCGATCCGCTACGAAAACTGTTAGAAGCACGCGAGCGATTAACTGATCTACGTAATAAAATTTCCAATAGCGAACGTCTAGAAGATTTGTTGGATGATGTCCTTAAAAATACTGAACAAGTTCGCCAATTAAGCAAAGAAGCAGGGGGCGAAGATGAGTAA
- the icmH gene encoding type IVB secretion system protein IcmH/DotU — MKLPHGAPSLFDDGQIGAAATPSTTQHTAYNLNLVDLLYDGFYIVFLLRNGYVPASPEAFRQKILDLLERFELQAKKLQFSAQDIQDAKYAYCALLDETIVTQQDASYFNLQNTWLINPLQLSLVGSQLAGYQFFELLEQLRAKGKERLAALEVCHYCLLLGFQGKYRIESIESLNHLVARVGDEIDYLKGTKAAFSPFSKLPDQIKHIIHKELPFIWILLLLFLFAILSFTGLYFMLNKQNHTSLNQYQNVITTPEEQAHITIYLP, encoded by the coding sequence ATGAAATTACCCCATGGCGCGCCGTCATTATTTGATGACGGGCAAATTGGTGCAGCAGCCACACCTTCTACAACACAACATACAGCGTATAACCTCAATTTAGTCGACTTACTTTATGATGGGTTTTATATTGTCTTTTTACTGCGTAATGGTTATGTGCCCGCTTCACCCGAAGCTTTTCGACAAAAGATTTTAGATCTTTTAGAGCGTTTTGAGTTACAAGCGAAAAAACTACAATTTTCAGCACAAGATATTCAAGATGCAAAATATGCTTATTGTGCATTATTAGATGAGACCATCGTGACTCAGCAAGATGCGAGTTATTTTAACTTGCAAAATACCTGGTTAATTAACCCACTACAATTAAGCTTGGTTGGATCACAACTTGCGGGTTATCAATTTTTTGAACTCTTAGAACAACTACGTGCTAAAGGTAAAGAACGGTTAGCGGCATTAGAAGTCTGTCATTATTGCCTATTATTGGGTTTTCAAGGTAAATACCGCATTGAGTCGATTGAAAGCCTCAACCATTTGGTTGCAAGAGTCGGTGATGAAATTGATTATTTGAAAGGGACCAAAGCAGCTTTTTCACCGTTTTCTAAACTTCCAGATCAGATCAAACATATTATCCATAAAGAATTACCGTTTATTTGGATTTTGCTCTTATTGTTTCTGTTTGCAATTTTGTCCTTTACAGGACTATATTTTATGTTGAACAAACAGAATCATACGTCATTAAACCAATATCAAAATGTGATTACAACGCCTGAAGAGCAAGCACATATTACTATTTATTTACCTTAA
- the tssC gene encoding type VI secretion system contractile sheath large subunit, whose protein sequence is MSNMQATAAPQAQAEGVNLLDSIVEQSRIARNDEEHGRAKSLIAELAKEVMAGTITVSENMTLSLDKRIAEIDELISNQLSKIMHAAEFQKIESTWRGLYYFCQESPSNPLIKIRMLNTTKKELIKDFQSATDFDQSTLFKKIYEEEYGSFGGAPYATLIGDFEFDRIPSDMYLLEQISHVAAAAHAPFISAACSNMLGLESFTDIDRPRDVSKIFETAEYVQWRSFRESDDSRYVALTMPRVLGRLPYHPKEGTQTEGFNFVESVSGQNHDEYLWMNAAYAFGTRLTNAFDMHGWCAAIRGVEGGGLVEGLPVHTFKTVDGEVAFKCPTEIAITDRREKELSDLGFIPLVHCKNTDYAAFFGAQSAQKPKKYDSDTANANSALSSQIQYIMAVSRIAHYLKAMMRDKVGSFASAGNVEAFLNEWLAQYVLLDDGASQEAKAQFPLREASVKVVENPAEPGHYKSVVFLRPHFQLDELSVSLRLVTELPQSSN, encoded by the coding sequence ATGAGTAATATGCAAGCTACTGCTGCACCTCAAGCACAAGCTGAGGGCGTAAATTTACTCGATTCAATCGTTGAGCAAAGCCGCATTGCTCGCAATGATGAAGAGCATGGGCGTGCCAAAAGCTTGATTGCTGAGTTGGCCAAAGAAGTTATGGCAGGAACCATTACGGTTTCTGAAAACATGACTTTATCGCTTGATAAACGTATTGCTGAAATTGATGAATTGATATCAAACCAGCTCAGTAAAATCATGCATGCTGCTGAGTTTCAAAAAATTGAGTCGACATGGCGGGGTTTATATTATTTCTGTCAAGAATCTCCATCTAATCCTTTAATTAAGATACGGATGTTGAATACGACTAAAAAAGAATTGATCAAAGACTTCCAAAGTGCGACTGATTTTGATCAAAGCACATTGTTTAAAAAGATCTATGAAGAGGAATATGGGTCATTTGGTGGCGCACCTTATGCGACGCTCATTGGTGATTTTGAATTCGACCGTATTCCTTCAGATATGTATTTGCTTGAGCAAATATCGCATGTGGCTGCTGCTGCGCACGCACCGTTTATTTCTGCAGCATGTTCAAATATGCTGGGCCTAGAATCCTTTACCGATATCGATCGCCCACGTGATGTTTCAAAAATCTTTGAAACAGCCGAATATGTACAATGGCGTTCTTTCCGTGAAAGTGATGACTCACGCTATGTTGCCTTAACGATGCCGCGGGTACTGGGGCGTTTACCTTATCATCCGAAAGAGGGTACACAGACTGAAGGTTTCAATTTCGTCGAAAGTGTTTCTGGTCAAAATCATGACGAGTACCTATGGATGAATGCTGCGTATGCCTTTGGTACCCGTTTAACCAATGCTTTTGATATGCATGGTTGGTGTGCTGCCATTCGCGGTGTTGAAGGTGGTGGTTTGGTTGAAGGCTTGCCAGTGCATACGTTTAAAACGGTTGATGGTGAAGTTGCTTTTAAATGCCCAACTGAAATCGCCATTACAGACCGTCGTGAAAAAGAACTGAGTGATTTAGGGTTTATTCCACTTGTTCATTGTAAAAACACAGATTATGCAGCATTTTTTGGTGCTCAATCTGCGCAAAAACCTAAAAAATATGATAGTGATACGGCCAATGCAAACTCAGCATTGTCTAGTCAAATTCAATATATTATGGCTGTTTCTCGTATTGCCCATTATTTAAAAGCAATGATGCGTGATAAGGTTGGTAGTTTTGCTTCGGCAGGTAATGTTGAAGCCTTTTTAAACGAATGGCTAGCACAATATGTGTTACTTGACGATGGGGCATCACAAGAGGCGAAAGCCCAGTTTCCACTTAGAGAAGCGTCAGTAAAAGTTGTAGAGAATCCAGCTGAGCCTGGGCACTACAAGTCTGTGGTCTTTTTAAGACCGCATTTCCAGCTGGATGAGTTGTCTGTTTCTTTACGACTTGTCACTGAGTTACCTCAGTCTTCTAATTAA
- the tssH gene encoding type VI secretion system ATPase TssH: MNNLKILITKLSKPARTALEKSANFCISQQNYEIEIEHFLYEILKDSSKNDLQLLLNKYKVSTEDLCKDLLENIQQLPKGNTRTPVFAQSIIRLLEQSWLLASADQNPMIRSGHLLVALTTAPDLYQMAMRASSLFEQLPIDTLKHKFLEFCHSSSEQQTAATDSDQQSATAAQTAAPDQHKTPALDQYTINLTHKAQNGGIDPVIGREFEIRLMLDILMRRRQNNPILTGEPGVGKTAVVEGLALKIANNMVPDALKNVQIHVLDMGLLQAGASVKGEFENRLKQVIQEVQSATQPIILFIDEAHTLIGAGGQAGQNDAANLLKPALARGELRTIAATTWAEYKQYFEKDAALSRRFQVVKIEEPTEDVAIDMLRAMIPVMTAHFNLAIDDEAIVTAVHASHRYISGRQLPDKAISVLDTAAARVALTQNAEPVKLDQLTAQLHNLNLERNILSNEHQQSPIHEQRLKQLAQEIAALTAEISQTQQQWQAELNLVNKIKALQVDNHEQLSDNAQEINQLRAELQALQAQQTLVFERVNANIINEIISDWTGIPVGKMVHDEIKQILSLEDKLEQRVMGQDYALQQLVKGIKTSKAKLEDPNKPQGVFMLVGPSGVGKTETALALANELYGGESHLITINMSEYQEAHTVSSLKGAPPGYVGYGQGGVLTEAVRRNPYSVVLLDEIEKAHPDVQELFYQVFDKGTLEDGEGRVIDFKNTTILLTSNVGSNVIMQACINTPVEEWPDAEQLIDQLKPSLYKQFKPAFLGRMRIVPYFPLHDDLLVRIIHHKLGKIIDRLHKQYATEVQYGDDLTELLLSRCTEVDSGARNVDHILTSSVLPALATQILIAISEQKIPKLIRIEVKDDDIMYQLDPEQKVAKKRAPAKAKKTTTE, translated from the coding sequence ATGAATAATTTGAAAATATTAATTACAAAACTATCTAAACCTGCCAGAACAGCTTTAGAAAAATCGGCTAACTTTTGTATATCGCAACAAAATTATGAAATTGAAATTGAGCATTTCTTGTACGAAATCTTAAAGGATTCGAGTAAAAATGATTTACAACTTTTACTAAACAAATACAAAGTCTCAACAGAAGACTTATGTAAGGATTTACTAGAAAATATTCAACAGCTTCCTAAAGGAAATACCCGCACCCCTGTGTTTGCGCAGTCTATTATTCGACTATTAGAACAATCTTGGCTATTGGCTTCAGCAGACCAAAATCCAATGATCCGCAGTGGGCATTTACTGGTGGCACTAACGACTGCCCCTGATCTATATCAGATGGCTATGCGCGCTTCCAGTCTATTTGAACAACTTCCTATCGACACCCTGAAGCATAAATTTTTAGAGTTCTGCCATAGCAGCAGTGAACAGCAAACAGCTGCAACTGACAGCGATCAACAGTCTGCTACAGCAGCACAAACGGCTGCTCCCGATCAGCATAAAACACCTGCTTTAGATCAATACACCATTAATCTGACACATAAAGCACAAAACGGCGGTATTGACCCAGTGATTGGTCGTGAATTTGAAATACGCTTAATGCTCGATATTTTAATGCGCCGACGCCAAAACAACCCGATTCTGACCGGCGAACCCGGGGTCGGAAAAACTGCTGTTGTCGAAGGGCTTGCTTTAAAAATCGCCAACAACATGGTCCCGGATGCCTTAAAAAATGTGCAAATTCATGTGCTGGATATGGGACTACTACAGGCAGGCGCTAGCGTAAAAGGTGAATTTGAAAACCGTTTAAAACAAGTCATTCAAGAAGTGCAGAGTGCAACACAACCTATTATTTTATTTATAGATGAAGCGCATACTTTGATCGGTGCCGGCGGACAAGCTGGGCAAAATGATGCCGCAAACTTACTCAAACCCGCACTGGCGCGTGGTGAGCTAAGAACAATCGCTGCAACAACCTGGGCAGAATACAAACAATACTTTGAAAAAGATGCTGCCTTAAGTCGTCGCTTTCAAGTGGTGAAAATTGAAGAGCCAACGGAAGACGTTGCGATTGACATGTTACGCGCCATGATTCCAGTAATGACAGCGCACTTCAATCTCGCCATTGATGATGAGGCGATTGTGACTGCCGTACATGCATCACATCGTTACATCAGTGGTAGACAACTCCCAGATAAAGCAATCAGTGTATTAGATACGGCTGCAGCACGTGTTGCCCTGACCCAAAATGCTGAACCGGTCAAACTGGATCAATTAACAGCACAATTACACAATTTAAACCTAGAGCGTAATATTCTCAGCAATGAACACCAACAAAGCCCGATTCATGAACAACGCCTAAAGCAACTCGCACAAGAGATTGCGGCACTCACAGCAGAAATCAGTCAGACTCAGCAACAATGGCAAGCTGAACTAAATCTTGTAAATAAAATCAAAGCCTTACAAGTAGATAATCATGAGCAATTGAGTGATAATGCTCAAGAGATCAATCAATTACGTGCTGAATTACAAGCTTTGCAAGCACAACAAACACTCGTTTTTGAACGCGTAAACGCCAATATTATCAATGAAATTATTTCTGACTGGACTGGTATTCCCGTTGGGAAAATGGTTCATGATGAAATTAAGCAAATCCTCAGCTTGGAAGATAAACTTGAGCAACGTGTCATGGGACAAGACTACGCTTTACAGCAACTGGTCAAAGGCATTAAAACCTCCAAAGCTAAACTAGAAGATCCCAATAAACCACAAGGTGTGTTTATGTTGGTGGGTCCAAGTGGTGTGGGTAAAACAGAAACAGCACTCGCCCTTGCCAATGAGCTCTATGGCGGAGAATCGCATTTAATTACCATTAATATGTCGGAATACCAAGAAGCACATACCGTATCATCGCTTAAAGGCGCACCGCCAGGATATGTGGGTTATGGACAAGGTGGGGTATTAACTGAAGCCGTCAGACGTAATCCTTATAGCGTAGTATTGCTCGATGAAATTGAAAAAGCACATCCAGATGTGCAAGAGTTATTTTATCAAGTCTTCGATAAAGGCACCCTAGAAGATGGTGAAGGTCGAGTAATTGATTTTAAAAACACCACGATTTTATTAACCTCAAATGTTGGCTCTAATGTCATCATGCAAGCCTGTATCAATACCCCAGTTGAAGAGTGGCCAGATGCTGAGCAGTTAATTGATCAACTCAAACCGAGTTTATATAAGCAGTTTAAACCAGCATTTTTAGGTCGCATGCGTATCGTGCCGTATTTTCCTTTACATGATGATTTACTCGTTCGTATTATCCATCATAAACTAGGTAAAATTATTGATCGTCTACATAAACAATATGCAACTGAAGTGCAATATGGTGATGATCTAACTGAGTTACTACTGAGCCGTTGTACAGAAGTCGATAGTGGTGCACGTAATGTGGATCATATTCTGACCTCATCTGTGCTTCCGGCATTGGCAACTCAGATTTTAATTGCCATTAGTGAACAAAAAATACCTAAGCTGATTCGGATTGAAGTGAAAGATGATGACATTATGTATCAACTTGATCCTGAGCAAAAGGTGGCGAAAAAAAGAGCACCAGCGAAAGCTAAAAAAACCACGACTGAATAA
- the tssK gene encoding type VI secretion system baseplate subunit TssK: MFKAEKILWGEGLFLRPQHFQVQDQYHEQHLNYTIRATIPFSYGVQAIHFDESQLNLHVLALEKIEMIWQDGEVYHAPSQDLLPEPLLLDELNLRGEMIVYLALPIVQANKKNVSFDEITQPSRYHSYSTDTHDLFTDATPAQITLLRRRAEFKLLEQSIAPDQELDGFLYLPIAKLKRHSAGTFELEHKFIPPILHIHSNATLMQNLQRTLNVLKAKIKAIQANNRENEQKLIEFRSGDIVSFWLVNALNTAHATLHHLLLNPHIHPERLFCELLRLTGSLLTFSTAYDVDQLPQYQHHNLQESFNRLETILRDLLDTIISNRYISIALKEIRPSYWVGSLETDKITRDTRLYLAVSSGMMQTHELIQLVPLRFKVANTVDVEQRVVAALPAIPLHHLMQVPTAIPVRSGVSYFEIENHDELYQRMLDSETLCIYIPAGFQDISVELIAVLNG, encoded by the coding sequence ATGTTTAAAGCAGAAAAAATTCTTTGGGGTGAAGGTTTATTTTTACGCCCACAACACTTTCAGGTTCAAGATCAATATCATGAACAACATCTGAATTATACCATTCGCGCGACGATACCCTTTTCGTATGGTGTGCAAGCGATTCATTTTGATGAAAGCCAGTTAAATTTACATGTCTTGGCTTTAGAAAAGATAGAAATGATATGGCAAGATGGCGAGGTCTATCATGCGCCCTCACAAGACTTATTGCCTGAACCGCTGTTACTAGACGAGCTTAATCTTCGTGGTGAAATGATCGTCTATTTAGCACTTCCTATTGTGCAGGCTAATAAAAAGAATGTCAGCTTTGATGAGATTACACAGCCGAGTCGCTATCATTCTTATTCAACGGATACACACGATTTATTTACAGACGCGACACCTGCGCAAATAACCTTACTGAGACGTCGGGCAGAATTTAAACTACTCGAACAAAGCATCGCACCAGATCAGGAACTCGATGGTTTTTTATATTTACCCATTGCCAAACTCAAACGGCATAGTGCAGGTACTTTTGAGTTAGAGCATAAATTTATTCCGCCTATTTTGCATATTCACTCCAACGCAACATTAATGCAAAACTTACAACGTACCCTCAATGTGCTGAAAGCGAAGATTAAAGCCATCCAAGCCAATAACCGCGAAAATGAGCAAAAGTTAATCGAGTTTCGCTCAGGCGATATTGTTTCATTCTGGTTAGTCAATGCATTAAATACTGCACATGCAACGCTTCATCATTTGTTATTGAATCCACATATCCACCCAGAACGTTTATTTTGCGAACTATTGAGATTAACAGGCTCACTGTTAACATTCTCAACAGCCTATGACGTAGATCAACTACCGCAATATCAGCATCATAATTTACAAGAAAGTTTTAACCGACTCGAAACCATCTTGAGAGATTTACTCGATACCATTATTTCCAATCGTTATATTAGTATTGCACTCAAAGAAATTCGACCTTCTTATTGGGTTGGTAGTCTTGAAACAGATAAAATTACTCGTGATACACGTTTATATCTCGCAGTATCCAGCGGCATGATGCAAACCCATGAGCTGATTCAGTTGGTTCCATTACGCTTTAAAGTTGCAAATACTGTTGATGTCGAACAGCGTGTTGTTGCTGCGTTACCCGCAATTCCGCTACATCACTTAATGCAAGTTCCAACCGCTATACCTGTACGTTCTGGCGTGAGTTATTTTGAAATCGAAAATCATGATGAACTCTATCAACGAATGTTGGATTCAGAAACACTCTGTATTTATATACCGGCAGGATTCCAAGATATTAGCGTTGAATTAATCGCGGTCCTCAATGGCTAA
- a CDS encoding lactate oxidase translates to MNQKVRHIIFALSTLTAALSVHAQETAYKASTVNKPINIVNIASLEAQAEAQMQAGAFGYIRGGAEDEKNLRSNTSAFDKKYIMPRIMQGIELKDIQINTKFLGIDLKTPIIQAPMAAQGLANIDGELSTAKGMAKAGSIFSLSTYGNKTIEEVAQVAGKSPFFFQLYMSKNDKFNEFTLKRAKQNGAKAIILTVDAAVGGYREDDIKNNFEFPLGFANLELFAKQNGDTAKTGKGTGISEIFAQAKQGFTPADINYVKKMTGLPVIVKGIQSAEDADMAIRAGADAIWVSNHGGRQLDSGPASFDVLPSIAKVVNKRVPIVFDSGVRRGSHVFKALASGADIVAIGRPVLYGLQLGGAEGVNSVVEQFNKELRINMMLAGVKDIEAVKQTRLYSDKDFE, encoded by the coding sequence ATGAACCAGAAAGTCCGTCACATTATTTTTGCCTTGAGTACATTGACTGCGGCATTATCTGTACATGCACAAGAAACGGCATATAAAGCCAGTACTGTGAATAAACCAATAAATATTGTCAATATAGCAAGCCTCGAAGCTCAAGCAGAGGCACAAATGCAAGCTGGTGCATTTGGATATATCCGTGGTGGCGCTGAAGATGAAAAAAATCTGCGTAGTAATACCAGCGCTTTTGATAAAAAATATATTATGCCACGTATTATGCAGGGTATTGAGTTAAAAGACATTCAAATCAATACGAAATTTTTAGGCATTGATTTAAAAACACCAATTATTCAGGCGCCGATGGCTGCACAAGGTTTAGCCAATATAGATGGTGAATTATCAACTGCCAAAGGTATGGCTAAAGCAGGTTCTATTTTTTCACTCAGTACTTATGGTAATAAAACCATTGAAGAGGTTGCTCAAGTCGCAGGCAAGAGCCCTTTCTTTTTCCAGCTCTATATGAGTAAAAATGACAAGTTTAATGAATTCACATTAAAACGTGCCAAGCAAAATGGTGCTAAGGCGATTATTTTAACAGTGGATGCCGCGGTAGGCGGTTACCGTGAAGATGACATTAAAAATAATTTTGAATTTCCTTTAGGCTTTGCCAATCTCGAGCTATTCGCCAAACAAAATGGTGATACCGCGAAAACAGGCAAGGGTACAGGCATCAGCGAAATTTTCGCGCAAGCGAAACAAGGTTTTACGCCAGCAGATATTAATTATGTTAAAAAAATGACGGGTTTACCTGTCATTGTAAAAGGGATTCAATCTGCTGAGGATGCCGATATGGCAATACGTGCTGGCGCGGATGCCATCTGGGTATCGAATCATGGTGGTCGTCAGCTAGACAGTGGACCAGCTTCTTTTGATGTATTGCCAAGTATTGCCAAAGTGGTCAATAAACGCGTCCCCATTGTTTTTGACAGTGGTGTCCGTCGTGGTTCACATGTATTTAAAGCATTGGCTAGCGGTGCAGATATTGTCGCGATTGGTCGTCCAGTATTATATGGTTTGCAATTGGGTGGCGCTGAAGGGGTAAATTCAGTTGTAGAACAGTTTAATAAAGAATTACGCATTAATATGATGTTGGCTGGCGTCAAAGACATTGAGGCAGTTAAGCAAACTCGATTGTATAGTGATAAAGATTTTGAATAA
- a CDS encoding M15 family metallopeptidase, with product MIAFIIICFVILIIGLGLLMSYDLRNQVLKILHAIIPSSKKKLLSVRHFAQQMGDASSNQQLQTHWHLQQWWILIAGLLLLSSILMFAFTRQIDPTRVEADYLKEVDPQIYALLNGEMLTPPPEVDEKLVDIAITEAIQLEQKYQAANPDHTAFNLELNNEIMSQTRHGQLENQVVDRKWDRMNPRYKQRLLMVFKIMRERYNYELVLLEGYRSPERQNMLSGNRNTTLAKAYQSYHQFGLAADVAFKRNGKVVISERDPWAMRGYELYGEVAESVGLTWGGRWKSIKDFGHTEYRMPGLKKTAEMAEKLTREGQ from the coding sequence ATGATTGCATTTATCATTATTTGCTTTGTAATTCTCATTATTGGTTTAGGGCTATTAATGTCTTATGACTTACGTAATCAGGTCTTGAAGATATTACACGCCATTATTCCAAGCAGTAAAAAAAAATTGCTTTCTGTTCGTCATTTTGCGCAACAGATGGGTGATGCAAGTTCAAATCAGCAATTGCAAACGCATTGGCATTTACAACAATGGTGGATTTTAATTGCTGGTTTATTATTATTATCCAGTATTTTGATGTTTGCATTTACCCGTCAAATCGACCCGACCAGAGTTGAAGCTGATTATTTAAAAGAAGTTGATCCGCAGATTTATGCTCTACTCAATGGAGAAATGCTCACACCGCCACCAGAAGTTGATGAAAAACTCGTTGATATTGCAATTACTGAAGCAATTCAGTTAGAGCAGAAATATCAAGCAGCCAATCCTGATCATACTGCGTTTAATTTAGAGTTAAATAATGAAATCATGAGCCAAACTAGACATGGTCAACTTGAGAATCAAGTGGTAGACCGTAAATGGGATCGCATGAATCCTCGTTATAAACAGCGTTTACTCATGGTATTTAAAATTATGCGGGAACGTTATAACTACGAATTGGTATTACTTGAAGGCTACCGTAGCCCTGAGCGTCAAAACATGTTATCTGGTAATCGAAATACCACACTTGCCAAAGCATATCAAAGTTATCACCAATTTGGTTTAGCGGCTGATGTGGCATTTAAACGTAATGGTAAAGTCGTGATTAGTGAACGCGATCCATGGGCAATGCGTGGTTATGAACTCTATGGTGAAGTGGCTGAATCGGTTGGTTTAACATGGGGAGGACGCTGGAAATCGATCAAAGATTTTGGTCATACTGAATATCGTATGCCCGGTCTAAAGAAAACAGCAGAAATGGCAGAAAAACTCACACGAGAGGGTCAATAA
- a CDS encoding Fur family transcriptional regulator, with amino-acid sequence MLKLKQLNNARDVLKRVDVRVTIPRLAIYDILENVDVGLTAYDIENMLIKMDHHINLATIYTTLKLFQNKGLIQRYKTDFEQAIYFINPKASAVQFKCQHCGSLQSWYDEEIKQRITQLCQQRQLSLQDYRVIIDVAHCEHCERE; translated from the coding sequence ATGTTGAAACTAAAACAGCTCAATAATGCACGTGATGTATTGAAACGTGTTGATGTGAGAGTAACCATTCCTAGATTGGCAATATATGACATTTTAGAAAATGTTGATGTGGGGCTAACTGCTTATGATATTGAAAATATGTTGATCAAAATGGATCATCATATTAATTTGGCGACGATTTATACCACACTGAAATTATTTCAAAATAAAGGTTTGATTCAACGTTATAAAACAGATTTTGAACAAGCAATTTATTTTATTAATCCTAAAGCTTCAGCAGTGCAATTTAAATGTCAGCATTGTGGCTCTTTACAGTCTTGGTATGATGAAGAAATCAAACAACGCATAACGCAGCTTTGTCAGCAGAGACAACTAAGTCTACAAGATTACCGCGTAATTATTGACGTTGCCCACTGTGAACATTGTGAGCGTGAGTGA